The following proteins are co-located in the Pseudomonas antarctica genome:
- a CDS encoding ABC transporter permease, whose protein sequence is MKRSSLFVIQLLFTLLVCAFMLVPVVMSLLAGLTRNFFVGLSSGLTFDWLIQVWQAYSPTVWLSLQLALACAVCVCVIGVPAAYALVRMNNRFSRAFEELMVLPVAMPGLASALALLLTYGQFGTFRSSWLFILVGHVLFTLPFLVRPVMAVMQRQQLPVLEEAAASLGAGPIKRFFSVVVPNCRAGILAGVLMVVTLSLGEFNLTWMLHTPMTKTLPVGLADSYASARLEIASAYTLIFLLMIVPLLIALQAISARLSRGERR, encoded by the coding sequence GTGAAGCGCTCTTCGCTGTTTGTGATTCAACTGCTGTTTACCCTGCTGGTGTGCGCCTTCATGTTGGTGCCGGTGGTGATGTCATTGTTGGCCGGGTTGACGCGCAACTTCTTTGTCGGCCTGTCCAGTGGGTTGACCTTCGACTGGCTGATCCAGGTGTGGCAGGCCTATTCGCCGACCGTGTGGCTGTCACTGCAATTGGCCCTGGCCTGCGCGGTATGCGTCTGCGTGATCGGCGTACCTGCGGCCTATGCCCTTGTGCGGATGAACAACCGCTTCAGTCGCGCCTTCGAAGAACTGATGGTGCTGCCGGTGGCAATGCCGGGGTTGGCCAGTGCGTTGGCGTTGCTGCTGACCTACGGCCAGTTCGGCACGTTTCGCAGCAGTTGGTTGTTCATCCTCGTCGGCCACGTGCTGTTCACCTTGCCGTTTCTGGTGCGCCCGGTGATGGCCGTGATGCAACGCCAGCAACTGCCGGTGCTGGAGGAGGCGGCGGCGAGCCTCGGCGCAGGGCCGATCAAGCGCTTCTTCAGCGTGGTAGTACCGAACTGCCGGGCGGGGATTCTCGCCGGCGTGCTGATGGTGGTGACCCTGAGCCTGGGTGAATTCAACCTGACGTGGATGCTGCATACACCCATGACCAAAACGCTGCCCGTAGGCCTGGCCGACAGCTACGCCTCGGCCCGCCTGGAAATCGCCAGCGCCTACACCCTTATCTTTTTGCTGATGATCGTGCCGCTGCTGATTGCGCTGCAGGCCATCAGTGCTCGTTTGTCCCGTGGAGAGCGTCGATGA
- a CDS encoding ABC transporter ATP-binding protein: MTAITIRLQGCRKAFADGTVAVHDLNLTVEGGETLAILGPSGCGKTTTLRLIAGLERPDVGQVFFGDQDVTRLPIERRDVGMVFQNYALFPNLDVAGNIVYGLKIRGVSAPARNKRCEELLELVGLQHHGKRSIHELSGGQRQRVALARALAPRPKVLLLDEPLAALDAQLRERLRSELDQLLRGLGITSVFVTHDQGEAMALGDRILVMEQGRVAQLASPRQIYQQPANAFVAGFVGNLNAFVVLDRTAHGLKVCGGELPWHAADRPGTVYCRPEHLRVMEGEGHLHGHLLAQFFQGAQSRLLVDVGGPQPLLVDSSDNQLHSVGAPIALAIAPHMLFTLNA; the protein is encoded by the coding sequence ATGACCGCTATCACTATCCGGTTACAGGGCTGTCGCAAGGCATTCGCCGACGGCACCGTGGCCGTGCATGACCTGAATTTGACTGTCGAGGGCGGTGAAACCCTGGCCATTCTCGGCCCGTCCGGCTGTGGCAAAACCACGACCCTGCGCCTGATTGCCGGCCTGGAGCGCCCGGACGTGGGCCAGGTGTTTTTCGGCGATCAAGACGTCACCCGCCTGCCCATCGAGCGTCGCGATGTGGGCATGGTGTTCCAGAACTACGCGCTGTTTCCTAACCTGGATGTGGCCGGCAACATCGTCTACGGCTTGAAGATTCGCGGTGTGTCGGCGCCGGCGCGCAACAAGCGCTGTGAAGAGTTGCTGGAACTGGTGGGCTTGCAGCACCACGGCAAGCGCAGCATCCATGAACTCTCGGGGGGGCAGCGTCAGCGCGTGGCCCTGGCTCGGGCGCTGGCTCCGCGGCCTAAAGTGCTGTTGCTGGATGAACCCCTGGCCGCCCTCGATGCGCAATTGCGCGAGCGGTTGCGCAGTGAGTTGGACCAACTGCTGCGCGGGCTCGGCATCACCTCGGTATTTGTCACCCACGATCAGGGCGAAGCCATGGCCCTGGGCGACCGCATCCTGGTGATGGAGCAGGGGCGTGTAGCGCAACTGGCCAGCCCACGGCAGATCTATCAGCAACCGGCCAACGCCTTCGTCGCCGGTTTCGTCGGCAATCTCAATGCCTTCGTGGTACTCGACCGCACCGCCCATGGCCTGAAAGTCTGCGGCGGTGAGCTGCCGTGGCACGCCGCCGACCGCCCCGGCACCGTGTACTGCCGCCCCGAACACCTGCGCGTGATGGAGGGCGAGGGGCACTTGCACGGCCACCTGTTGGCGCAGTTCTTCCAGGGGGCACAAAGCCGCCTGTTGGTGGATGTCGGCGGCCCACAACCGCTGCTGGTGGACAGCAGCGACAACCAGTTG